GCCTGGGCCAGGCCCTGGCGGCGGCCGTCACCGAATCGATCGAACACCTCAAGCCCTGGATGCCCTGGGCCCAGCTCGCGCCCACGGTGGAAGACAGCGAGGCGGTGATGCGCCGCATGCAGGCCGACTTCATCCTGCGCCGCGATCTGGTCTACCAGATCTACCGCAAGGGCGAGGATGGCCGCGCCGGCCGCCTGCTGGGCGGCACCGGCCTGCATCGGCTCGATTGGGAGGTGCGACGCTTCGAGATCGGCTACTGGATACGCAGCAGCGCACTCGGCCAGGGCTATGTGAGCGAGGCGGTACAGGCGCTCACGCGCATGGCCTTCGAGAGCCTGCGTGCACGTCGGGTCGAGATCCGCATGGATGACCTGAACTTGCGCAGTCGCGCGGTGGCCGAGCGTTGCGGCTATGAACTCGAGGGCGTGCTGCGCCAGGATGCGCTGACCGTGAACGGCGAGCCGCGCAATACCTGCGTGTACGCACGCATAGCGTAGGGCGGCTGGCGGCAAAGCCCTGGGCAGGTGGCCGCTGCGGCCCGGATGCGCAGGCCCTCGCGTCGCTCGGGCTCCCCTGCGGTGCTCGGC
This portion of the Paucibacter sediminis genome encodes:
- a CDS encoding GNAT family N-acetyltransferase, translating into MTTPDPILIKVPEEIVTERLVLAAPRAGLGQALAAAVTESIEHLKPWMPWAQLAPTVEDSEAVMRRMQADFILRRDLVYQIYRKGEDGRAGRLLGGTGLHRLDWEVRRFEIGYWIRSSALGQGYVSEAVQALTRMAFESLRARRVEIRMDDLNLRSRAVAERCGYELEGVLRQDALTVNGEPRNTCVYARIA